Proteins from one Chrysiogenes arsenatis DSM 11915 genomic window:
- the pyrR gene encoding bifunctional pyr operon transcriptional regulator/uracil phosphoribosyltransferase PyrR produces the protein MKQIMDQQEIEHAITRVAMTIIENHKELSTTMILGIRTRGEYLAKRLTTALERLSGIAVPCGVMDITLYRDDLSMANSAPVFQGNSIPFPVQGKRIILVDDVIFTARTLRSAMYAVMDQGRPQSIEVFALIDRGHNELPLYARYKGKHVQTSRSEEVLVKLSELDGEDSVWIHDPNQQGA, from the coding sequence ATGAAGCAAATCATGGATCAGCAAGAGATCGAGCACGCCATCACTCGCGTGGCGATGACGATTATCGAAAACCACAAAGAGCTTAGCACCACAATGATTCTGGGAATCCGTACGCGTGGCGAGTACCTCGCGAAACGCCTGACAACTGCCCTAGAGCGACTCTCCGGCATCGCCGTCCCCTGCGGCGTGATGGACATCACGCTCTACCGCGACGATCTTTCCATGGCGAATTCCGCACCCGTTTTTCAAGGAAACAGCATCCCTTTCCCTGTGCAAGGCAAGCGGATCATTCTGGTTGACGACGTTATTTTCACCGCTCGAACACTGCGCAGTGCCATGTATGCCGTTATGGATCAAGGGCGCCCACAGTCTATTGAAGTATTTGCGCTGATTGATCGTGGCCATAATGAACTGCCACTCTATGCTCGCTATAAAGGGAAACACGTCCAAACATCGCGCAGCGAAGAGGTTCTCGTCAAACTCAGCGAATTGGATGGCGAAGATTCCGTCTGGATACACGATCCAAACCAACAGGGAGCATAA
- the mazG gene encoding nucleoside triphosphate pyrophosphohydrolase: MSLPHHPYDRIKTLIDRLLAPDGCPWDREQSHQTLRQYVIEEAYEVVDAIDSGSMEHLKEELGDLLFQVFFHSAFASEAGHFSIDDVIEAVCEKMVRRHPHVFGDETLDTAQAVLDQWSEIKKQEKGHAPHSALDSTPRALPALSKACKFQKKAAKIGFDWPSAEGVFAKLDEEIAEIREAIAAPHLTQDAIEQEVGDLLFTVVNLARKLGVEPEVALNRTNGKFARRFRHVETQTANAPSGSYSPEQLEHFWEEAKQTEM; encoded by the coding sequence ATGAGCCTTCCCCATCACCCGTACGACAGAATCAAAACCCTTATTGACCGCTTGCTGGCTCCGGACGGATGCCCGTGGGATCGCGAACAGAGCCACCAAACACTCCGCCAATACGTTATTGAAGAAGCATACGAAGTGGTCGACGCCATCGATAGCGGCAGTATGGAGCACCTCAAAGAAGAGTTGGGCGACCTGCTTTTCCAGGTTTTCTTTCACAGTGCGTTTGCGAGCGAGGCAGGACATTTTTCCATCGACGATGTTATTGAGGCCGTTTGCGAAAAGATGGTGCGCCGTCACCCCCATGTTTTTGGCGACGAAACCCTCGACACCGCACAAGCCGTGTTGGATCAATGGAGCGAAATCAAGAAGCAGGAAAAAGGCCATGCTCCGCACAGCGCCCTCGACAGCACACCCCGCGCCCTCCCTGCCCTCAGTAAAGCCTGTAAATTCCAGAAAAAAGCAGCCAAAATAGGCTTTGATTGGCCAAGTGCCGAAGGGGTCTTTGCCAAACTTGATGAAGAAATTGCCGAGATACGCGAAGCCATCGCCGCGCCGCATTTGACGCAAGACGCCATCGAACAGGAAGTTGGCGATCTGCTCTTTACCGTCGTCAATCTAGCGCGCAAACTGGGCGTGGAACCGGAAGTCGCGCTAAACCGAACCAACGGCAAATTTGCACGACGTTTCCGCCATGTAGAAACACAAACAGCCAACGCACCATCCGGTTCGTACTCGCCAGAACAATTGGAACATTTTTGGGAAGAAGCCAAGCAAACAGAAATGTAA